The Paenibacillus sp. G2S3 region TCGCAGTTCCCTGGATATCATGTTCGTATCCATTTGTCGTAGTTTAGGAATCCCAGCGCGAATTCATCCCATTGAATCTAAGCCGCAATTTATGGTGGATAATATTTTCGTGGATGCTCAATTTACCAAAGGCGTTGTTGGAGACGGGATAGAATTTGCGAACGGTACTCTCATCCTTCATCGTGATCAAGGTGCAGGGACAGTCCAACCAACAGCTTCATACTATGAGAATTTCACATTAGCTCGTCTGAAGAATGGTTTTTATAAAACCTTATGTTTCCCACATGGCGCAAATGACCTATATGATACACCACTTGAGGTTGAGCAGGGAGCATATCGTCTGACGACAGGCGTACGATTAAAGGATGGCACCGTGCTTATAAAGTTCACTTATTTCCATATTGCAGAAGGGGAAGAGAATAAGCTGGTGATGCAGTATCGTCAATCTACATTGGAAATTCCAGTGTACGGCAAGGTGGAACGACTTAAGCAGCTGACCTCATGGGCAGGAGTAGAGCAGACTTTCGCAGATCTTCTGGATGGGAAGGGCGCCTATGTCGCTTGGCTGGAGCCGGAACGAGAGCCTTCAAAGCATTTGCTTCGTGAACTATCTGAGTTGAAGCATGAGTTCGATGTGCTAGGTGCTCCCATCATTCTTGTTGTTGGTGACAAGCAATGGACAGCTTCGTTTCATCCCGAGGACTACCCGGATCTTCCTGCAAATACAGTGTTTGTTCGTGATTCAACATATAATCTACTACCTGAATTATTTGCATCGTCCCACGCGAGTGAAGCGGGCTTCCCGCATCTTATCATTGTGGACCGTGAAGATCAGATTCGTTACATTTCATCAGGATATAAGATTGCAGCAAGCAAGGAAGCGATTCAAATCTTAATCAGGGTGTGAAAGGATGGATCAACAAATGATTGTAGCAGGCTACGTGAGTGATTCCAAACTATCTGAGTTAACGCATGACCACTTGATGAAATTAACGCATCTCAACATTGCATTTGGTTATGTGAAGGATGATCAGATTACAACAGCACATTTGCAATTCACGAACCAGCTACAAGAGATGAAAGCGATGTATCCGAATCTGACGCTAATGCTCTCCGTTGGCGGATGGGGGAATGGGGGCTTCTCTGAGGCCGCTTCTACCGAAGAAGGACGTCAGAAATTTGCAGCTTCGGCTGTGCAAGTGGTAACAGATTTCCCGTTCGATGGAATAGATTTGGATTGGGAATATCCTTGTTACAGTGAAGCGGATATTGAAGCGTCTCCGGATGATAAATGCAATTTCACACTGCTATTAAAGACAATTCGAGATGCACTAGATGTGAAAGGTACAGCGGATGGCAGACATTTCTTGCTTACGATTGCGGCAGGTGCTGATCAGTATTACATAGATGGCACCGAGATGGATCAAGTGCAGCAATATTTGGATTTTATACAGCTGATGACCTACGATATGCGTGGCGGATTCCAGATTCTAACGGGACATCATACGAATTTATTTCATACGACAGGAGATTTGTATCGTATCAGTACAGAGGCATCGGTGAATATGTTCATTCAGGCAGGCGTGCCCCGAGAGAAAATCGTCATTGGCGTGGCGTTCTATTCCCGAATGTGGAAGCAGGTGCCTAATAAGAATCATGGATTTCTACAAATGGCGGGCACAACAGGTGGCTATGGCCCAGAATATACAGAACTGTTTGCTAATTACATCAATCAGAATGGCTACACACGACATTGGGACGATGAGGCCAAAGCACCGTTTTTATTTAATGGAGACACGTTTATTTCCTATGATGACGTGGATTCTATCACACATAAATGTGAGTATGTCAAACGTGAAAACCTTGCGGGTGCCATGTTCTGGGAATATAGCTGTGATAGGACACACACGTTGCTTGATGCACTGTATGCAGGCTTATATGAGAGCGTGAAGTGAGGCTACCTGTTCAATTAGTTAAGAAACATGATACTTCAGTCAACAAACGTTAGATTCAGGATAAATCCCCTTTTAAAGCGCTTTATTATGATTTAAAGTAGGGGTGCAAGTAGCTCTAGACATACTGAAAACGTTGTTGCAAATCACAATTGTAGACATGGAAGGAGATTATGAGATGAGTAGAATCATAGGTGACAAGCTATCTAATATTCCTTGGCAAGATAAGCCGAGTGGCTATAACGCTCCAGTGTGGCGATATACCCATAATCCGATTATTCAGCGAGATGCACAGTTAAGCTCGAACAGTATTTTTAATTCCGCGGTTATTCCTTTTGAAGAGGGGTATGCAGGGGTATTCCGCTGCGACTCCAGATCCGTAAGTATGGACATATTCGCTGGTTTCAGTCAGGACGGGCTTCATTGGGAAATTAATGAGAATCCGATCCAATTCGAAGGCGACGAATATGTCACAAAGCGGGAGTATCGTTACGATCCACGCGTGTGCAAAATCGAGGATAAATATTATATTTCTTGGTGTAACGGATACCATGGTCCAACAATTGGTCTCGCATATACGTATGATTTCAAAACCTTCCACCAATTAGAAAACACTTTCCTGCCATACAATCGGAATGGTGTATTATTCCCGCGCAAAATAAATGGCAAATATGCGATGTTAAGCCGTCCAAGTGATACGGGGCATACACCATTTGGAGATATCTTTTTTAGTGAGAGTCCTGACCTGACGTACTGGGGAAAGCATCGTTACGTGATGGGTACGATCAACTCGGACGCTTCTGCATGGCAATCGAAGAAAATTGGTCCAGGGCCGGTTCCTATTGAAACAGATCGCGGATGGTTGTTGATCTATCATGGTGT contains the following coding sequences:
- a CDS encoding glycoside hydrolase family 130 protein, which produces MSRIIGDKLSNIPWQDKPSGYNAPVWRYTHNPIIQRDAQLSSNSIFNSAVIPFEEGYAGVFRCDSRSVSMDIFAGFSQDGLHWEINENPIQFEGDEYVTKREYRYDPRVCKIEDKYYISWCNGYHGPTIGLAYTYDFKTFHQLENTFLPYNRNGVLFPRKINGKYAMLSRPSDTGHTPFGDIFFSESPDLTYWGKHRYVMGTINSDASAWQSKKIGPGPVPIETDRGWLLIYHGVINTCNGFVYRMGVALLDLHEPWKVLARSRNYILGPETLYECVGDVPNVTFPCAALSDGDTGRIAIYYGCADTVTGIAFTTVDELFFYMNKYPLEN
- a CDS encoding glycoside hydrolase family 18 protein yields the protein MDQQMIVAGYVSDSKLSELTHDHLMKLTHLNIAFGYVKDDQITTAHLQFTNQLQEMKAMYPNLTLMLSVGGWGNGGFSEAASTEEGRQKFAASAVQVVTDFPFDGIDLDWEYPCYSEADIEASPDDKCNFTLLLKTIRDALDVKGTADGRHFLLTIAAGADQYYIDGTEMDQVQQYLDFIQLMTYDMRGGFQILTGHHTNLFHTTGDLYRISTEASVNMFIQAGVPREKIVIGVAFYSRMWKQVPNKNHGFLQMAGTTGGYGPEYTELFANYINQNGYTRHWDDEAKAPFLFNGDTFISYDDVDSITHKCEYVKRENLAGAMFWEYSCDRTHTLLDALYAGLYESVK